From Thermus albus, one genomic window encodes:
- a CDS encoding prephenate dehydrogenase, whose protein sequence is MKPLFGKVGIFGVGLLGGSVALGLKERFLAEEVHAYDQDPEALERALFLGVADRIHPQLGPWVEELELGILAAPVGALADLGRELAPLAHPESLWTDVGSVKAKVVAALEDTLPHFLGGHPMAGSERAGVENAHAGLLQNAIWVLTPTERTSPQAKESLRQLVEALGAYPLEIPPGLHDQLVARISHLPYLLAVALNHLVAHSPYRDLLMFLAAGGFRDLTRVASGSPRMSRDMVVENKEALKEAIEELRGVLGELEDLLDQPEALLQAAVEAKRTRDSLPIVRRSLLPEMHDLVVQVPDRPGQIAKIATALGEAGVNIKDIEVLTIREEAGAIRLGFASREERERAREVLSQVGYRVS, encoded by the coding sequence ATGAAGCCCCTTTTTGGCAAGGTGGGGATCTTTGGGGTGGGGCTTTTGGGAGGAAGCGTGGCCTTGGGCCTGAAGGAGCGCTTCCTGGCCGAGGAGGTCCATGCCTACGACCAAGACCCCGAGGCCCTGGAAAGGGCCCTTTTCCTGGGGGTGGCCGACCGGATCCACCCCCAGCTAGGGCCCTGGGTGGAAGAACTGGAGCTGGGCATCCTGGCCGCACCCGTGGGGGCCTTGGCGGACCTGGGCCGGGAGCTGGCCCCCTTGGCCCACCCCGAAAGCCTCTGGACCGATGTGGGAAGCGTGAAAGCCAAGGTGGTGGCGGCCCTCGAGGACACCCTCCCCCACTTCCTGGGGGGCCACCCCATGGCGGGAAGCGAGCGGGCCGGGGTGGAAAACGCCCACGCCGGCCTCCTGCAAAACGCCATCTGGGTCCTCACCCCCACGGAAAGGACTAGCCCCCAGGCCAAGGAAAGCCTCCGCCAGCTGGTGGAGGCCTTGGGGGCCTATCCTTTGGAGATCCCCCCAGGGCTCCACGACCAGCTGGTGGCCCGCATCTCCCACCTCCCCTACCTCCTGGCCGTGGCCCTGAACCACCTGGTGGCCCATAGCCCCTACCGGGACCTCCTCATGTTCTTGGCCGCCGGGGGGTTTCGCGACCTGACCCGGGTGGCCTCCGGCTCCCCCCGGATGAGCCGGGACATGGTGGTGGAGAACAAAGAAGCCCTCAAGGAGGCCATAGAGGAGCTAAGGGGGGTGCTAGGGGAACTGGAAGACCTCCTGGACCAGCCCGAGGCCCTTCTCCAAGCGGCGGTTGAGGCCAAGCGCACCCGGGATAGCCTCCCCATCGTGCGCCGCAGCCTCCTGCCCGAGATGCACGACCTGGTGGTCCAGGTACCCGACCGCCCGGGCCAGATCGCCAAGATAGCCACTGCCCTAGGCGAAGCCGGGGTCAACATCAAGGACATCGAGGTCCTCACCATCCGCGAGGAAGCCGGGGCCATCCGGCTGGGCTTTGCCAGCCGGGAGGAGCGGGAAAGGGCCCGGGAAGTGCTCTCCCAGGTGGGGTACCGGGTCTCGTGA
- the aroF gene encoding 3-deoxy-7-phosphoheptulonate synthase: MLIVMRRGHTEAELEEVIGEIEKVGYRPHVSRGVETTLVGAIGRGPTPELMEHFRALPGVAEVIPISKPYKLASLEVQPFPTVLEFPTGKTGGGHVLIAAGPCGVESREQTLRAARYVKAHGAGMLRGGAFKPRTSPYAFQGLGLEGLKILAEARRETGLPVVTEVLSPEQVELVAEYADALQIGARNAQNFALLQAVGEVKKPVLLKRGMSMTLEEFLMSAEYILSRGNMQVILVERGIRTFEKATRFTLDVSAVPVLKSLTHLPVWVDPSHPAGRREWVIPLALAGLAAGADGLIVETHPEPEKALSDAAQQLHEHEFAELMQKARRLVEALDKTLSAPVLG, translated from the coding sequence ATGCTGATCGTGATGCGGCGAGGACATACGGAAGCGGAGCTGGAAGAGGTCATTGGGGAGATTGAGAAGGTGGGCTACCGGCCCCACGTTTCCCGGGGGGTGGAGACCACCTTGGTGGGGGCCATCGGTCGCGGGCCCACCCCGGAGCTCATGGAGCACTTCCGCGCCCTTCCCGGGGTGGCGGAGGTGATCCCCATCTCCAAGCCCTACAAGCTGGCGAGCCTCGAGGTCCAGCCCTTTCCCACCGTCTTGGAGTTCCCCACGGGCAAAACCGGGGGCGGGCACGTGCTCATCGCCGCCGGGCCCTGCGGGGTGGAGTCCCGGGAGCAGACCCTAAGGGCCGCCCGCTACGTGAAGGCCCACGGGGCGGGGATGCTGAGAGGCGGGGCCTTCAAACCCAGGACCAGCCCCTACGCCTTCCAGGGCCTTGGCCTGGAGGGGCTCAAGATCCTGGCCGAGGCCCGGCGGGAGACGGGGCTTCCCGTGGTCACCGAGGTCCTCTCCCCCGAGCAGGTGGAACTGGTGGCGGAGTATGCCGACGCCCTGCAGATCGGGGCCCGCAACGCCCAGAACTTCGCCCTCCTCCAGGCGGTGGGGGAGGTGAAAAAGCCCGTCCTCCTCAAACGGGGCATGAGCATGACCCTGGAGGAGTTCCTAATGAGCGCCGAATACATCCTCTCCCGGGGGAACATGCAGGTGATCCTGGTGGAAAGGGGAATCCGCACCTTTGAGAAGGCCACCCGCTTCACCCTGGACGTTTCCGCGGTGCCCGTGCTCAAAAGCCTCACCCATCTTCCCGTATGGGTGGACCCTTCCCACCCCGCAGGCCGGCGGGAATGGGTCATCCCCTTAGCCCTGGCGGGGCTGGCGGCGGGGGCGGACGGCCTTATCGTGGAAACCCATCCCGAGCCGGAAAAAGCCCTTTCCGATGCCGCCCAGCAGCTCCATGAGCACGAGTTCGCCGAGCTCATGCAAAAGGCCCGCCGCCTGGTGGAGGCCTTGGACAAAACCCTCTCCGCACCGGTCCTAGGATGA
- a CDS encoding menaquinone biosynthetic enzyme MqnA/MqnD family protein: protein MVYALGVPLYANTAPLYRFLEPGSWRLCYGVPAELNRMVLSGEVGLSLVSSYFYLEHQEELGLLPDFSVAVLGRVYSVNLFHKGRLANLRRIALTTESATSVELLKLLLGEQGVFPQYEAKEGGLELLKEYDGVLLIGDRAIQAYASLLSHLPETPHALPTRFGEVAVVDLSMLWFARTRLPFVFAVWAYRKENPPPLEVVQALRRARRQGLSRLGEVAEAEAKRLGIHPALMEHYLWNFRYHLEEPDRLGLKAFAQALGLPFAPLYYPA from the coding sequence ATGGTCTACGCCCTAGGGGTTCCCCTCTACGCCAACACCGCCCCCCTCTACCGCTTTCTGGAGCCAGGGAGCTGGCGGCTCTGCTATGGGGTTCCCGCGGAGCTCAACCGCATGGTGCTCTCGGGGGAGGTGGGGCTTTCCCTGGTTTCCAGCTACTTCTACCTGGAACACCAGGAGGAGCTGGGGCTTCTTCCCGACTTTTCCGTGGCCGTCCTGGGGCGGGTGTACTCGGTGAACCTATTCCATAAGGGAAGGCTTGCCAACCTAAGGCGCATTGCCCTCACCACGGAAAGCGCCACCAGCGTGGAGCTCCTAAAGCTCCTCCTTGGGGAACAGGGGGTTTTCCCCCAGTACGAGGCCAAGGAAGGGGGACTGGAGCTCCTTAAGGAGTACGACGGGGTCCTCCTCATCGGCGATAGGGCCATCCAGGCCTACGCCAGCCTCCTAAGCCACCTCCCTGAAACCCCCCACGCCCTCCCCACCCGCTTCGGGGAGGTGGCGGTGGTGGACCTTTCCATGCTCTGGTTTGCACGCACCAGGCTTCCCTTCGTCTTCGCCGTCTGGGCCTACCGCAAGGAAAACCCTCCTCCCTTGGAGGTGGTGCAGGCCTTGAGGAGGGCTCGGCGCCAGGGGCTTAGCCGGCTGGGAGAAGTAGCGGAAGCCGAGGCCAAGCGGCTTGGAATCCACCCGGCCCTGATGGAGCACTACCTTTGGAACTTCCGCTACCACCTGGAGGAGCCCGATCGCTTAGGCCTTAAGGCCTTCGCCCAGGCCCTGGGCCTCCCCTTCGCCCCCCTCTACTATCCCGCCTGA
- the mqnE gene encoding aminofutalosine synthase MqnE gives MKGIRDPKLWPIAEKVEAGERLTFAEGLVLYQTPDLPNLMRLANRVRERKHGHKTYFVHSIRVSQTNICYVGCTFCAFQRKFGEEGAWDWDVEEVVAWVRERYQPGLTEIHMTAGHHPKRPFQYYLDLVRALKEAFPGVQVKAWTAAEIHHFSKIARLPYREVLQALKEAGLDAMPGGGAEIFADRVRKEIARAKVSAEGWLSIHRIAHELGIPTNATMLYGHIETLEERLDHMDRLRRLQDETGGFMSFIPLAFQPDGNPLAKKLGQRGFTTGLDDLRNLAVARLYLDNIPHIKGYWATLTPELAQVSLDWGVTDIDGTLIEERIVHMAGSPTPQGLSKRELAGIIQRAGRIPVERDALYREIRVWDQVAVPWGERGPKEA, from the coding sequence GTGAAGGGCATCCGGGACCCCAAGCTTTGGCCCATCGCCGAGAAGGTGGAAGCCGGCGAGCGGCTCACCTTCGCCGAGGGGCTCGTCCTCTACCAGACCCCAGACCTCCCAAACCTCATGCGCCTGGCCAACCGGGTGCGGGAGAGGAAGCACGGGCACAAGACCTATTTCGTGCATTCCATCCGGGTCTCCCAGACCAACATCTGCTACGTGGGCTGCACCTTCTGCGCCTTCCAAAGGAAGTTTGGCGAGGAAGGGGCCTGGGACTGGGACGTGGAAGAGGTGGTGGCCTGGGTCAGGGAGCGCTACCAGCCCGGCCTCACGGAGATCCACATGACGGCAGGCCACCACCCCAAAAGGCCTTTTCAGTACTACCTGGATCTGGTACGGGCCCTAAAGGAAGCCTTCCCCGGGGTCCAGGTGAAGGCCTGGACGGCGGCGGAGATCCACCACTTCTCCAAGATCGCCCGTCTTCCCTATAGGGAAGTGCTCCAGGCCCTCAAGGAAGCGGGGCTGGACGCCATGCCCGGAGGGGGGGCGGAGATCTTTGCCGACAGGGTGCGCAAGGAGATCGCCCGGGCCAAGGTTTCCGCGGAAGGATGGCTTTCCATCCATAGGATTGCCCATGAGCTGGGCATCCCCACCAACGCCACCATGCTCTACGGGCACATAGAGACCCTGGAGGAGCGCCTGGACCACATGGACCGCCTAAGGCGCCTTCAGGACGAAACCGGGGGCTTTATGAGCTTCATCCCCTTGGCCTTCCAACCGGACGGCAACCCTCTGGCCAAGAAGCTGGGCCAGCGGGGGTTCACCACCGGCCTGGACGACCTGCGCAACCTGGCCGTGGCCCGGCTTTACCTGGACAACATCCCCCACATCAAGGGGTACTGGGCCACCCTGACCCCGGAACTGGCCCAGGTTTCCCTGGACTGGGGGGTGACGGACATTGACGGCACCCTCATTGAGGAGCGCATCGTCCACATGGCGGGAAGCCCCACCCCCCAGGGACTTTCCAAAAGGGAGCTTGCGGGCATCATCCAGAGGGCAGGGCGCATCCCCGTGGAACGGGACGCCCTTTACCGGGAGATCCGGGTCTGGGACCAGGTGGCGGTTCCCTGGGGGGAAAGGGGCCCTAAAGAGGCCTGA
- a CDS encoding YqhA family protein: protein MRPETLVYPLRWLMLLPVVGMLLGAFYFAWHALEETLVAVKKPLDEALPVLVGAVDLALLSAVFLIFSLGLFELFIRKLELPLENVLTVESLADLKGKLGQVIVMILVVKFFEKASAFKPQTSLDFLLFAGGVAFLAASLWLAKAKE, encoded by the coding sequence ATGCGCCCGGAGACCCTGGTCTACCCCTTGCGTTGGCTCATGCTTTTGCCCGTGGTGGGCATGCTCCTCGGGGCCTTCTACTTCGCCTGGCATGCCCTCGAGGAAACCCTGGTGGCGGTGAAAAAACCCCTGGACGAAGCCCTTCCCGTCCTGGTGGGCGCCGTGGACCTGGCCCTTTTGAGCGCCGTCTTCCTCATCTTCAGCCTGGGCCTTTTTGAGCTTTTCATCCGCAAGCTGGAGCTCCCCTTGGAAAACGTCCTCACGGTGGAAAGCCTGGCCGACCTAAAGGGCAAGCTGGGCCAGGTTATCGTGATGATTCTGGTGGTGAAGTTCTTTGAGAAGGCCTCGGCCTTCAAGCCCCAGACCTCCTTGGACTTCCTCCTCTTCGCCGGGGGGGTGGCCTTCCTGGCCGCCTCCCTTTGGCTGGCCAAGGCCAAAGAATAG
- a CDS encoding LacI family DNA-binding transcriptional regulator, whose product MRRKKPTILEVAARAGVGLGTVSRVLNNHKAVRPETRARVLQAMEELGYTPNPHARRIAGGRSYTVSVLLPFVATEFYRRLVEGIESVLLEKRYDLALFPILSQARLRRYLESSTLAFLTDGLILASYDLSEHFEGGRLPTDRPVVLVDAKNPRYDSVYLDNFLGGHLAGEYLARFPGPIFTVKVEEEPDRAFHHTVFAERLAGFREALKATGRPFPEGHLYTTRLSQEGGRLALRYFLEKASPPLNVFAGADQVALGVLEEAERLGLTLGKEVRVLGFDGHPFTEEVGLSTIAQPVEAMGARAAQLLLERMEGYAGPPRGVRFEPLLIERASTRTSPTAPYLP is encoded by the coding sequence ATGAGAAGGAAAAAACCCACCATCCTCGAGGTGGCCGCCCGGGCCGGGGTGGGCCTGGGCACCGTGAGCCGGGTGCTCAACAACCACAAGGCGGTGCGGCCGGAAACCCGGGCCCGCGTGCTGCAGGCCATGGAGGAGCTGGGCTACACCCCCAACCCCCATGCCCGGCGCATCGCGGGAGGGAGAAGCTACACGGTCTCGGTCCTCCTTCCCTTTGTGGCCACGGAGTTTTACCGCAGGCTTGTGGAGGGCATTGAGAGCGTGCTCTTGGAAAAGCGCTACGACCTGGCCCTCTTTCCCATCCTCTCCCAGGCCCGGCTTAGGCGCTATTTGGAAAGCTCCACCCTGGCCTTCCTCACCGACGGCCTCATCCTGGCCTCCTACGACCTCAGCGAACACTTTGAAGGGGGCCGTCTACCCACCGACCGTCCCGTGGTGCTGGTGGACGCCAAAAATCCCCGCTACGACTCCGTTTACCTGGACAACTTTCTGGGCGGCCACCTGGCCGGGGAGTACCTGGCCCGCTTCCCCGGGCCCATCTTCACCGTGAAGGTGGAGGAGGAACCCGACCGGGCCTTCCACCACACGGTCTTCGCCGAGCGCCTGGCCGGATTCCGGGAAGCCCTCAAGGCCACGGGCCGCCCCTTTCCCGAGGGGCACCTCTACACCACCCGCCTCTCCCAGGAAGGCGGCAGGCTTGCCCTCCGGTACTTCCTGGAAAAGGCCTCCCCGCCCCTCAACGTCTTCGCCGGCGCCGACCAGGTGGCCCTGGGGGTCCTGGAGGAGGCGGAGAGGCTGGGCCTTACCCTGGGCAAGGAGGTGCGGGTCCTGGGCTTTGACGGGCATCCCTTCACCGAGGAGGTGGGTCTTTCCACCATCGCCCAGCCGGTGGAGGCCATGGGGGCCCGGGCGGCGCAACTCCTCCTGGAAAGGATGGAAGGCTATGCCGGGCCACCCCGGGGGGTGCGGTTCGAGCCCCTCCTGATAGAACGGGCCTCCACCCGCACCTCCCCCACGGCCCCCTACCTGCCTTAG
- a CDS encoding glycerol-3-phosphate acyltransferase, protein MAYVLWAYLLGSLVGGLLFFPEVRAKDLPGGSGVYRRKGPLAALLVVVFDLGKGALAAWLTPPEWRAWAAGAVVAGHNWPLFFRFRGGGGIAPSLGYFLAWLPGETFLATALGLGVAGVYHLLYWGRRRRGIYPIPFGAIFGYLALLLLASPEGRLGAFLAALLVGLRGLQILRGRW, encoded by the coding sequence ATGGCCTATGTGCTGTGGGCGTACCTGTTGGGTTCCTTGGTGGGAGGCCTCCTCTTCTTCCCCGAGGTGCGGGCCAAGGACCTTCCCGGGGGCTCTGGGGTTTACCGCCGAAAGGGCCCTTTGGCGGCCCTTTTGGTGGTGGTTTTTGACCTGGGGAAAGGGGCGCTGGCCGCCTGGCTGACCCCGCCGGAGTGGCGGGCCTGGGCGGCGGGGGCCGTGGTGGCGGGGCACAACTGGCCCCTTTTCTTCCGCTTCCGGGGCGGGGGTGGGATTGCGCCCTCCTTGGGCTACTTCCTGGCCTGGCTTCCCGGGGAAACCTTCCTGGCCACGGCCTTGGGCCTGGGGGTGGCGGGGGTCTACCACCTTCTTTACTGGGGGAGGCGCCGGAGGGGCATCTACCCCATTCCCTTTGGGGCCATCTTCGGGTACCTGGCCCTTTTGCTCCTGGCTTCCCCCGAGGGCAGGCTGGGGGCTTTCCTGGCGGCCCTTTTGGTGGGGCTCAGGGGCCTGCAAATCCTTAGGGGAAGATGGTAG
- a CDS encoding fumarylacetoacetate hydrolase family protein has translation MKILRFHEGRWGILEGELVLETDGPGGNPTGKRYDLAAVRLLVPATPSKIVCVGRNYQEHIREMGHDFGQDLPKEPGLFLKAPNSLAHPGNPRDPWNTGDAVPYPFFTQELHYEGELAVVIGDRMRNVPPEKALDHVLGYTIAVDITARDAQKQDLQWVRAKSADKFLPLGPWIETDLDPQNTWVRTYVNDELRQEGHTSAMIFSVAAILSYISSFMTLEPLDVVLTGTPEGVGALRPGDRLEVAVEGIGTLHTRIGPREERPW, from the coding sequence ATGAAGATCCTCCGGTTCCACGAGGGGCGTTGGGGCATACTGGAAGGGGAGCTGGTCCTGGAAACCGATGGCCCGGGGGGTAACCCCACGGGGAAGCGTTATGACCTGGCCGCGGTGCGCCTTCTGGTCCCGGCCACGCCCAGCAAGATCGTCTGCGTGGGGAGGAACTACCAGGAGCACATCCGGGAGATGGGCCACGACTTCGGCCAGGATCTGCCCAAGGAGCCGGGCCTGTTCCTGAAGGCCCCCAACAGCCTGGCCCACCCTGGTAACCCCCGGGACCCCTGGAACACGGGGGATGCTGTGCCCTACCCCTTCTTCACCCAGGAGCTCCATTACGAGGGGGAGCTGGCGGTGGTGATCGGGGACCGCATGCGGAACGTGCCCCCGGAAAAGGCCCTAGACCACGTGCTGGGCTACACCATCGCCGTGGACATCACCGCCCGGGATGCGCAGAAGCAGGACCTCCAGTGGGTCAGGGCCAAGAGCGCGGACAAGTTTTTGCCCCTAGGTCCTTGGATTGAGACGGATCTGGACCCCCAGAACACCTGGGTGCGCACCTACGTGAACGATGAGCTCCGCCAGGAAGGGCATACGTCCGCCATGATCTTTTCCGTGGCGGCGATTCTCTCGTACATCTCCAGCTTCATGACCTTGGAGCCCCTGGACGTGGTCCTCACGGGCACGCCGGAAGGGGTGGGGGCCCTTAGGCCTGGGGACCGGTTGGAGGTGGCCGTTGAGGGCATCGGCACCCTCCACACCCGGATCGGCCCTAGGGAGGAGCGCCCATGGTGA
- a CDS encoding MBL fold metallo-hydrolase — MVKVLDLHFQGAERVIASFLLESQEGPVLIETGPESTYPRLEAALRREGVDPKEVRHVFVTHIHLDHAGAAWRLAQLGATVYVHPRGAPHLVDPSRLLASAERIYGAMLKPLWGELKGIAQAQVRALADGEVVNLGGLRVQALETLGHASHHHAYLVDELLFAGDVAGVRIAPGPVLPPTPPPDIHLESWYASLDRILALRPKTLYLTHFGGYGDVEAHLLALRGVLEEWAGWVLHRLKEGLPPEVMTERFETYWREGLRRAGVGEEGIKLYELADPPYMNLQGLVRYWQKHHPEAL, encoded by the coding sequence ATGGTGAAGGTCCTGGACCTCCACTTCCAGGGAGCGGAAAGGGTGATCGCCAGCTTCCTCCTGGAGTCCCAGGAGGGGCCAGTACTGATCGAAACGGGGCCCGAGAGCACCTACCCCCGCCTCGAGGCGGCCCTAAGGCGGGAAGGGGTGGACCCCAAGGAGGTCCGCCACGTCTTCGTGACCCACATCCACCTGGACCACGCCGGGGCCGCCTGGCGGCTGGCCCAGCTGGGGGCCACGGTGTACGTGCACCCGCGGGGGGCCCCTCACCTGGTGGACCCCTCGAGGCTCCTGGCCTCCGCCGAGCGCATCTATGGGGCCATGCTGAAACCCCTTTGGGGAGAGCTTAAGGGTATTGCCCAGGCGCAGGTGCGGGCTTTGGCGGACGGGGAGGTGGTGAACCTAGGGGGGCTTAGGGTGCAGGCCCTGGAAACCCTGGGCCACGCCTCCCACCACCACGCCTACCTGGTGGATGAGCTCCTCTTTGCCGGGGACGTGGCCGGGGTGCGAATAGCCCCGGGGCCGGTCCTGCCCCCCACCCCGCCCCCCGACATCCACCTGGAAAGCTGGTATGCTTCTTTGGACCGCATCCTGGCCCTGCGGCCAAAAACCCTTTACCTCACCCACTTTGGAGGGTATGGGGACGTGGAGGCCCACCTCCTGGCCCTAAGGGGTGTTTTGGAGGAGTGGGCGGGCTGGGTCCTGCACCGGCTCAAGGAGGGCCTTCCCCCGGAGGTGATGACGGAGCGTTTTGAGACCTACTGGCGGGAAGGCTTGCGGCGGGCCGGGGTGGGGGAGGAAGGGATAAAGCTTTACGAGCTGGCCGATCCCCCTTACATGAACCTGCAAGGCCTGGTGCGCTACTGGCAGAAGCACCATCCCGAGGCTCTTTAG
- the purN gene encoding phosphoribosylglycinamide formyltransferase encodes MAVLASGRGTNLEALLEAFPPGNPWGEVVLVLSDNPEAYALRRAGSRGVEALAIPWRGRRAFEGEALALLQARRIDLVLLAGFMRLLSPGFVEAWYGRLLNIHPSLLPDYPGLNVHRRVLMAGEKETGSTVHFVDQGMDTGPIVLQGRVPILPGDTPEALERRVLFLEHRLYPQAVRLVLLGLAFPPPEEGELAPWFRGLPPRQRPLYLRAYALLKAWGQEAIALWAFQGQGGEWGRGAFLAAHLLAEDHPALRRELATLPEEVRLQVEKTLTRVESSP; translated from the coding sequence ATGGCGGTCTTGGCCTCGGGCCGGGGGACCAACCTGGAGGCCCTCCTCGAGGCCTTTCCGCCCGGAAACCCCTGGGGGGAGGTGGTGCTGGTCCTCTCCGACAACCCGGAGGCCTACGCGCTGAGGCGGGCTGGGAGCCGGGGGGTGGAGGCGCTGGCCATCCCCTGGCGGGGGCGGAGGGCCTTTGAGGGGGAGGCCTTGGCCCTCTTGCAGGCCAGGCGCATTGACCTGGTGCTCCTGGCCGGGTTCATGCGCCTCCTTTCCCCTGGTTTTGTGGAGGCCTGGTACGGGCGGCTTTTGAACATCCACCCTTCCCTTCTTCCCGACTACCCGGGGCTAAACGTGCACCGGCGGGTCCTCATGGCGGGAGAGAAGGAAACGGGCTCCACGGTGCACTTCGTGGACCAGGGCATGGACACCGGCCCCATCGTCCTGCAGGGCCGGGTGCCCATCCTGCCCGGGGACACCCCGGAGGCCTTGGAAAGACGGGTGCTTTTCCTGGAACACCGCCTCTATCCCCAGGCGGTGCGGCTTGTCCTCCTGGGGCTTGCCTTCCCGCCCCCCGAGGAAGGGGAGCTCGCCCCTTGGTTCCGGGGTCTGCCCCCTCGGCAAAGGCCCCTTTACCTGCGGGCGTATGCCCTTCTTAAGGCCTGGGGACAGGAGGCCATAGCGCTATGGGCCTTCCAGGGCCAAGGAGGCGAGTGGGGAAGAGGGGCCTTTTTGGCCGCCCACCTTTTGGCGGAGGACCATCCTGCCCTGCGCCGGGAGCTCGCCACCCTGCCTGAGGAGGTCCGGCTTCAGGTGGAAAAGACGCTGACCCGGGTAGAATCTTCCCCATGA
- the purD gene encoding phosphoribosylamine--glycine ligase — protein sequence MKVLVVGSGGREHALLWKAAQSPLADRLYAAPGNAGMAALAELVPWHGDVEALADWALNEGIDLTLVGPEAPLVEGIADAFQRRGLLVFGPTQKAAMIEGSKAFAKALMERYGIPTARFRVFQDPLSALEYVEEVGVPIVVKDSGLAAGKGVTVAFDLHTAKQAVSNILSGPEGGEVVIEEYLEGEEATVLALTDGEAILPLLPSQDHKRLLDGDQGPMTGGMGAVAPYPMGSETLRRVEEEILKPLVQGLRAEGVVYRGVVYAGLMLTREGPKVLEFNARFGDPEAQALLPLLQNDLVELALRVAEGRLKGTELSWREGASACVVLAAPGYPENPRKGIPLHVPEPPEGVLVFHAGTRWEGGKLVSAGGRVLNVVGLGQDLEEALGRAYAFIPQVGFPGAQYRKDIGQKALRRR from the coding sequence ATGAAGGTGCTGGTGGTGGGCTCGGGGGGACGGGAGCACGCCCTCCTTTGGAAGGCGGCGCAAAGCCCCTTGGCGGACAGGCTTTACGCCGCCCCTGGCAATGCCGGGATGGCGGCTTTGGCGGAGCTGGTGCCTTGGCATGGGGACGTGGAGGCCCTGGCGGACTGGGCCTTGAACGAGGGGATAGACCTCACCCTGGTGGGTCCCGAGGCCCCTTTGGTGGAGGGGATCGCCGATGCCTTCCAAAGGCGGGGCCTTCTCGTCTTCGGCCCCACGCAGAAGGCGGCCATGATTGAGGGCTCCAAGGCCTTTGCCAAGGCCCTTATGGAGCGCTACGGCATTCCCACGGCCCGGTTTAGGGTTTTCCAGGACCCCCTTTCGGCCCTGGAGTACGTGGAGGAAGTGGGGGTACCCATCGTGGTCAAGGACTCGGGGCTGGCGGCGGGGAAGGGGGTGACGGTGGCCTTTGACCTCCACACCGCTAAACAAGCGGTGTCCAACATCCTTTCGGGACCCGAGGGGGGCGAGGTGGTCATCGAGGAATACCTGGAGGGGGAGGAGGCCACGGTTCTCGCCCTCACCGATGGGGAGGCCATCCTTCCCCTTTTGCCCTCCCAGGACCACAAGCGGCTTCTGGATGGGGACCAAGGACCCATGACCGGGGGGATGGGGGCGGTGGCCCCCTATCCCATGGGTTCGGAAACCCTGCGGCGGGTGGAGGAGGAGATCCTGAAACCCCTGGTCCAGGGCTTGCGGGCCGAGGGTGTGGTCTACCGCGGGGTGGTCTACGCTGGCCTCATGTTGACCCGGGAAGGGCCCAAGGTGTTGGAGTTTAACGCCCGCTTCGGCGACCCCGAGGCCCAAGCCCTTTTACCCCTTTTGCAAAACGATCTGGTGGAGCTGGCCCTAAGGGTGGCCGAGGGGCGGCTTAAGGGGACGGAGCTTTCCTGGCGGGAAGGGGCCTCGGCCTGCGTGGTCCTGGCGGCACCCGGCTACCCGGAAAACCCCAGGAAGGGGATTCCCCTGCATGTGCCCGAGCCGCCGGAAGGGGTCTTGGTCTTCCATGCGGGGACCCGGTGGGAAGGGGGTAAGTTGGTGAGCGCTGGGGGACGGGTTTTGAACGTGGTGGGGTTGGGCCAGGACCTGGAGGAGGCCTTGGGGCGGGCCTATGCCTTCATCCCCCAGGTGGGTTTCCCTGGGGCCCAGTACCGCAAGGACATCGGCCAGAAGGCCCTGAGACGGCGCTGA